TTTTATTTCATGGCACTTTTTCAGCACTGGTACAAAATAACTGGGAAACTATAAAAGAGAGGCtaaaaaactgaataaatgaaaaaaaacattaatattaCACATCATAATGTGGTTGAGAACAGCATTTGTATTGATAACTTGTAGTTTAATTTGAGTGATTGGTATATCTGCTTTGTAGCCACGTAGCCAGGTGAGGTTGATCTATCTACAAGGCAAACTGGAAAAATTAAGCTCCTGCAAAAAACCCAATCAATAGCCAGTCcttagtgtgtgtctgttggtGAGTTAGTGATTGAATGTGCAAGGTTTGTGTTAAGGTGAAGTCAGGCACAGGGGTGAGAGAGATAAACCCTCATGCAGAGCTGTTGAAGGGTTGATGTGACATAGAATAAAAGTCCAGGTATGAAGGTGACAGCAGTGGCAACCTGTTTGTAGCATCCTATCCATTAAAGACGGTTTGGTCTTCAATGTCAGAACATCAATAAAagcacatctttttaaaaaaaatgtgtatcacAATCTTTTCATCATGACAGAGAAAAtatcttctttttctccctctaaaacaaatcaaatatccCTCATTATTTATGTCACGTAAGGCCAGATTTTCTTGACATAGCTTCATCATTTTTTACAGCATTTGAGGAGGTTTCAAGGGCCGGACTGGACTGGACCTTCTTTTTAGCATTGTCCTTTAAAAAGGGCGCTTAGGTCCAGCAATTGTTTAAAGCTCTCCCAGATAAATAACAGATGATGACCTAAGATGTGCTGATTCCTGTGGACACCCCCCCTCAACATGCAAAACCCCAAGCAACAACTCAGCTTCTGGTACAACAGTATCTAACTAGTGGTATTTACtgatgtgtctgtttctgtcccCAGTCTGTGTGAATGTCTGTCCACAGTGGGGGCAGGAGTACGGCCTCTCCCCTGTGTGTACCCTCATGTGAACGTTCAGTTTGTCTTTGCTGATGAAGCGTTTGCTGCAGCAGGTGCAGGCGTATGGTTTGTCCCCCGTGTGGTAGCGCTGGTGCATCTTCAGCTCTGTCATGCGGCCGTAAGTTCTGCCACACTCGGGGCACGAGTAGCTCGGCCGCACTTCCAGGTGTTGCTTGCTGTGCAGCCGCAGCCCGCTGGATGACCTGAAGCTCTTGCTGCACTGGGAGCACTGGAAGGGCTTCTCTCCAgtgtggatgtggatgtggaGCTTGAGACTGGCAGCGGAGGGGAAGCCGTCGCCACAGATGGAGCAGAGGTGGGGTCTCTCCCCTGTGTGGATGCTCAGGTGCTTCTCCAGCTTGTTCTTGTTCAGGAAGGTCTTGCCGCAGATGGGGCAGTTCAGCGGCTGCTCGCCCTCGTGTGAAACCATGTGCTCAGTCAGCTCGGTCAGCAGAGTGAAGGCGCTGTCACAGCGAGTGCACGAGTACGGACGCTCCTTCTTAAACTTCCTGTGTTTGAGGCAGTGTTGATCCAGATTCTTTCTCCTCAAAGGACTCAATACAACAGGTGCACTGATATGGTCTTTCCTCAGTATGAGTCCGAAGGTGGTACTTAAAAGCAGTTAACTGTAGAAACACGCTGTCACAATGTGGACATTTGCATTCCCGTCTGTCATGCACCATGATGTGCCTCTTGTAGTGAGACAGCTTGGTGAAGTGTTTGCGGCACAGCGAACAGTAGTACTGCTCGTCCTGGTGGCTCTGCTCGTGCTTCTTCAGGGCATACTCCACCTTGAACTTCTTCCCACAGGTGTTGCAGGGGTACGACTTCTCATGTTCCCCCATGTGCGCTTCAAGTTCTTCAGGGCTGCTGaactttttattacatttcgGACAAGTCCCGTTGTTTTCTTTTACGTGGATCTCCAGGTGTTTATTGAGGTCTTCAGGGAAGGCGAAGGTCTTCTGACAATCTGGGCATGTGTAACACTCACCATTTGCAGCTTTGCGGTGGGACATTAGGTGTCTCTTCAAATGATACATTCTACCAAACACTTTCCCACAATCACCACAGATGAGGCTGCGGGGGTTGGTGATTTTCTTGTGTACTTTGA
The Notolabrus celidotus isolate fNotCel1 chromosome 7, fNotCel1.pri, whole genome shotgun sequence DNA segment above includes these coding regions:
- the LOC117815576 gene encoding gastrula zinc finger protein XlCGF49.1-like encodes the protein MVSHEGEQPLNCPICGKTFLNKNKLEKHLSIHTGERPHLCSICGDGFPSAASLKLHIHIHTGEKPFQCSQCSKSFRSSSGLRLHSKQHLEVRPSYSCPECGRTYGRMTELKMHQRYHTGDKPYACTCCSKRFISKDKLNVHMRVHTGERPYSCPHCGQTFTQTGDRNRHISKYH